GGTCTCCCAGCCCCCCCTCTGTTTAGGTCAGGGAATTTCAGACAGGCCCACTTGGTAGAGAATCATCTGCACagaaccagaacagggaggctGGTGGAGGTGCCTGCAGAGGGAGCGTCCAAGCCCCGCACTGCTGTCCTGGGAGccggcagggtcacccagcaTGCCCACTGGCCCACTTGCTCCCATCAGCTTCTGAAGGTAAAAACCTTAAAAACGAAGAGCCAGAGCTTTGATGGAGGAGAAAGAGAGGCAGGAAAACCCACATAGGAAGGTCTAGGGTAAAGGTGGGAAGGTTTGGGGCAAAGATGGCAGaataaatttatttctcttttgttgACCCCACTCACTCCCACATTACCCCACTACCTACCACCGTTTTCTGGATTAGAAACATTTGGCAAGACTTTTCAAGGAACTGTGGGAAGATCTCTTGTCTTTTCagtaaagggggaaaaaacaacCCTGGAACATTAATGTAGGGAATTGGGAGAAtatcttttgtttccttttatgcTTCTCGCCATTCAGCTGCCCCTTTTCTCCTTCCCCACCCAAACCTGTCTCAATGGGAGGCAGTGTTTCTGCCCTCATAGCCTTTGTCTCAAGGCCACTGCTTCTTCCTCTACCAGCGGTCATGGGAGCATCATCAGAAACACATGCAATCATAAACAGCATAAAGGGAGCTGGTCTGAAGTGACATGGGGACTCAATGCCAAGAAAGAAGGGAGAACTGTCCTTGATGGCTGGTGATGATGGGCAAAGATTCCTGAAAatcagggtggaaatgggaatatTTTCATATGAGGGTGGTAGAGAGGCTGATAGAGTTGAGGTGGAGGAGAGCAGAGGAAAGAGGAAACTGGGAGAATGTCCTCACACCCTTGGAGAACAAGAAGAGATGGGAGAAGGTCCAGAGAAGCAATGGGAAGATAAGTTTTAGTCTAGAAATTTCATCGAGATTTTGAGAGGATAGGTGTGTCCTATGGTGATGTATAGTGTTGTGGGTCTGCTTAACCTGTGTGTTATTCTCACGAAGGTGACACTGAAGCTCAGTGACCCCTCCCCCACCAAGCAGGTGCCTGTGTTTGTTAGAGAAATACAGGCAGGCCTACCACCTCTGTAGCTCCAAAGTTCAGAGGTGCAGAGGACCAGGACCAAGAGACATACTACTCCCCACGGTCAGACAAATCGCCGGAGATGTGGTAAGTGATCACGGGCCTACAGACATGTACATGCATGCCATTCTCTTCATCTTCTTGAGAAAAATTTTCAGATTTGAAGCCTGGATTTTAGTTTGACTTAGGCCTTTGGCTTTATTTCAACCTAAGATTCTCTTCCAGGGCCCATTGGCTGcccttctcctttcccctcccttctccctATGACCAATGCTAGAGCTTTGCACTAGGCCACTGATATCGGGGTCACTTACctctgtatgctttttttttccaggtgcATTGTCCTGTTTTCCCTTTTGGCATGGGTTTATGCTGAGCCTACCATGTATGGGGAGATCCTGTCTCCTAACTATCCTCAGGCATATCCCAATGAGATAGAGAAATCTTGGGATATAGAAGTTCCTGAAGGGTACGGGATTCATCTCTACTTCACCCATCTGGACATAGAGCTCTCAGAGAACTGTGCATATGACTCAGTGCAGGTATATTATGAGCACATGAAGATTAGAGATGGGAAACCAGGGCCAGGATGGTGGGATGAGAGGGGTATAGATGGATTGCCACAGGTATGTGATGAACCGGAGCGAAATAGTCCTCAGGTTGTAAATGTTGTTCTTCTGTCTCCATCCGttttttttcctgactttcaTACGAAAATATAGcctttcctaatttctttttcatttcatttttttttattgtggtaaatatatgtgtaacaaaacatctgccattttaacattttttacatgtacacttCAGTAATATTAATTGTTTGTcacgttgttcaaccatcaccattatctgtttccagatttttgtatcaccctaaacagaaggtCAGTGACCCCTTAGTTTCTTTTTGACTCTTCTCTTAGATAATGTCAGGAGACCTTCAAGAAGGGATACTCTGTGGACAGAGGACCAGCAAGAATCGCAACTCCCCAATTGTGGAAGAGTTCCAAGTCCCATACAATAAACTCCAGGTGATCTTTAAATCAGACTTCTCCAATGAAGAGCGTTTCACTGGATTTGCTGCATACTATGTTGCCGTAGGTATGGATCACCTTCTGTCTCTACCTTATTGATACAGCTAAAATGTTAGAAGCAGGAAAAACAATGAGCCATGCAATGAATGAAGATTGGGTTTATAATTCTTACAAACCGTTGATTAGGCTTGGCTTCCTCCATGAATCACATCTGTGAAATTCAAACATATGATCATATcttagtggtgatggttataatGGCATAacagataataaatattaattaattgAAGAGTACTATGTATTTGAATTATATTAGGACTTTTACCTATGTTAACAGCCTTTTCAACCCTTCAAAGTAGGTATTGTTGTCTTCATTTAAAGGTAAGGAAAGTGAGAActagaaaagttaaataacttgccaagaATCACAGAGGCAATATATGTTATTCAAACCTATTCAATACAGGGCATTTAAACCTTCAAATTCCATGTGCTTCTATACTTATTTCCACATTAAAATGAAGTTAGAAGATTTTATAAAACCATTTTTTAGATTGGACAGAGGGACCAACATCATACAAAGTAATAGATGTACTAATTTTTCCTCCCTTCAGAAGACATTATATTTAGTCTACACGGTGTGGTCTCTGGAGCTGGAATGCTGTGTATGTGAGGAAGATCAAGGGTCTCTGGTGTTGAGAGCTCCCTTGTAGCTGTGCAATGGTAGGGCACAACTCTGGAACCTTATTATGTAAGAGTAATAGACAATAATACCATCCTGAAGAATGGCTCCTTAAGGTCTTTAAGCAACAAGTCTTTCTTACTTTCTCTTACCCGTGTAGTTTTGGGTTTAACCTTATTCTTCCTTCTAGATATTTGTCCTCAACCTCAATCTTTCTTTACTCTCTGTAGATATAAATGAGTGCACAGATTTTGCAGATGCCCCTTGTAGCCACTTCTGCAACAACTTCATTGGTGGTTACTTCTGCTCCTGCCCTCCGGAATACTTCCTCCATGATGACACGAAAACTTGTGGAGGTGAGCTTGGCATCGAGAGGGGTGCACATTCTCTGGGATTTAGAATGGCTTGAGGCCTCAGTGAGGGCTTTATCCACCCTTCCATTTTAGTGCCAGCCTTGATTTGGCATCTATTATAAGTTATCCACAAGCTGAGGGGGTACCACAAGAGGAGAAAAAACAAGGGTAGATGGTAAAGTTAGTTTATTGGTGGAGAGAGATAGATGCCCTTGAAGAGTCCACCTGGGACTGTTCATAACCTTGAAAGGCTCTGCCAGAAAGAAAGTAATGGAAACCCAATGGGCATTGGCTATCTCTACGCATATGTATTAGTTGTGTAATTGCATGTGGTCTCCAGTCAGGGTATGAATTCCAGGCTAGTTTGAATGGAGGACTGTCAGTTCACGGGAGAAGGAATCATAGGGAAGTCCTTTGCTTGATCCTACATTTGattctgcctttctttttttctctcttagtcAATTGCAGTGGGGACGTATTCACTACACTGATTGGGGAGATTGCAAGTCCCAATTATCCCAGTCCATACCCAGAGAACTCAAGGTGTGAATACCAGATTTTGTTGGAGGAGGGGTTCCAAGTGGTGGTGACTGTGCGGAGAGAAGATTTTGATGTGGAGCCAGCGGATTCAGACGGGAACTGTCCCGACAGTTTGGTTGTGCGTGATGGATGATTAATTTTGTCCCTAACTCGAATGAAGAGATTTTTCCTTGAAGACAAAATTATCTTTTGTTCTggcccttcttttctttttttttgttcttcttattTTGTATTACATGTATTATGTCTGTTACTTTTATCCCCTTCCTTTTGCCTCTTTCCTTTAATCTTTTCTGTCTCTCctgattttatcttttgtttcctttcagTTTGTTGCAGGAGATCGGCAGTTTGGTCCTTACTGTGGTAGTGGATTCCCTGGGCCACTAAATATTGAAACGAAGAGTAATGCTCTTAATATCATCTTCCGAACTGACCAAGAAGGGCAAAAAAAGGGCTGGAAACTTCGTTACCATGGAGATCGTGAGTAACCTAGAAGTTGCACTTTTGTTGGTGGAACCAGTCTCTGGACAACGGAGAATCAAAACTATTGTCTGGATAGGGATCCTGAGATACTTTACTTTGTTACTTTTCACCTTTGTTACATCTTTTCAGGAAGATCTAAACCCATCAGTGGTTGCTAGAAATACCATAACTTTTAGGAACCCTTCAATCCTGGGAGTACAGACAATTTGGGGGTGGTTCATTAGTAATGCCATATTATTTTAGACATCTGCTATATTGAAGTgtaaggcatcaggattgagaGCAGCTGAAAGATGCTAGGAAGTGTGAGAATGATGTAAATAGAATAGGGATTCTCCAAGTACcaagtaattttatatttatttttcttcttcaacttGTGTCCTCTCCAAGCAATCCCCTGTCCTAAAGAATTCATTGCCAATTCTGCCTGGGAGCCTGAGAAGGCAAAATATGTGTTTAAAGATATAGTGAAGATAACCtgtctggatgggtttgaagttGTGGAGGTAAAGTACCCTTAAGACTTCTCCTTAATCCTTGGCTTTAGGTCAGGATGAGCGAAGTGGGGTTGTCCAATTGAATACTTAATGTCCTTGTTTTAGCCAGCATCTTTTCCATAAGCAGAGCAGCTGAGGGTCTTCAGTCCTTCCTTTTGAGCCTGGAGCTCCTTGGCTAGGCTGGTATTTTCTTTCTGCTCTGTCTTCTTGGCGATGGGGAGCTGATATGGTGGGACAAAGATGTCATTTAACCCCAGGTCCTGGGTGCTTTGGGTCACTCTGCTAAGATGTCCTCAAGCTTCTTATGGTGAGGACTCCTCAGTGGTCCAAAGCCAGAGATAGattctatttttggtttttatttccccTGTTTATCCTTCTAAGTTAATGGTGATGTCTATTCCCCAGGGAAATATTGGCTCAACCTCTTTCTATTCTACCTGTCAAAGCAATGGAAAGTGGAGTAATTCGAAACTGAAATGTCAACGTATGTATCTCTTCAAAGTagggattctttttttctttcaaagggaATTGAAAGACAGGCACATCATGATTCAAATGCAAGGTTTCCTTTTGTGCTCTTAAGagaatgggttgggtttttgaaGGGAATCCAGTCATTGAGGCTTCTCTAGTCCCAGCTCTTATCTGGTCCCAGGCCAGCCAGACTAGCATGTTTCTTCCAAAGAGAGAACTATGGGATTGGTAGAGTTCATAGCCCCATATGGATGCATTCCCAGCCTCTACAGAGGCCTTTACCAACCACTGAGAACCAGGTTCCTCCTTGTAATATTGTAGGAGCCATCTGAACTGGCAAGTCTCAGTGTGCTGGGGAATTGAATGATGCCAGTTGGAGGTCATGGCCACAGGGAGGATGATATGGGGAGATTCATCCCATAGGTGCTTATGGTTGTGGGATAGAGAAGGAGTGAGGAACatggctgggagggtagaactggccccatGACTCTCTGGGAGGGAGTGGCTATCTAGACCATCACTCTCCTACCTTCCTCTTGTAGCTGTGGACTGTGGTACTCCTGAACCCATTCGGAATGGTAAAGCCAAAAATCCAGGAGGTACTTTATTTGGTTCCGTCACTCACTATATTTGTGAGGAGCCATATTACCACATGGAAAATGAAGGAAGTGGTAAGTTTTTTTTACTagatgaaagaaagagagagaaggtggTGGGGATGGAGGTGAATAGTATGATCTTTCTGGGTTTGAGAGAGTTCAGGGAGAAATGAGGAAGATGGGACAGACATCGGTTCATCCTCTTGGCTTAGTCTAAGGATACGGTTTTCATATGGGGCAGAGTGGTTTCTCTGGGATCACCCATAGTGGGTCATGCAGGTCACCTTGCTCAGCCTCACAGCTACTGCAGGAATTCCCACTACAACATCCATTTCATGTAGCTACCAACTTTTGACAAATTATTTCATGTGAAAGCCATAGGAGCAATGCTTCCAGGTTCAAGTCACCGTAGTGCTGTGATGACTGGCTTTCTTGATGTAGAGGCCTCGGTGGTGCTAGATGAAGGGCTGGATGAGACACAATATATCCCACTACATTGCtctttactttattttatttttcccacttgCATAGCACTTTCTGAATTTCTACcatatttcttcttccttctgctttggaGACTCTTCCTTCCCCTCCAGGGGCAGGATAGAAGCTAGAGGAATTTTTTTGGGAGATATCCTTAAGATTATTTTCTAGCTGCTTTGGTGATACCTACTCAAATCTCAGAGGAGCTGAGGGtctgagagaaaggagggaatgGAAGAGAGAAACGTGGTGGTGAGTGTGTCTCCTGTGCTTTCCAGGGGAGTATCACTGCAGTGGTAATGGAAGCTGGGTGAATGCGGTGCTGGGCACAGAGCTGCCGAAATGTGTTCCAGGTAATCAGGGCTCAGGGTTGGGTAGAGACCATAGCCCCAGGTGCAAGTGAGTGGGGTGGTCACCTTCTGAAAGTAGCTGTAATCCTCTTGGGAAAGGAGTTAACAGTTCCGTGCCTCTCAGAGGCCAGCTCAATGAAGTGGAGACAGCACTGGGATGTGGGCCTGCCAGGGCCCTGAGGAATTCCCTCAACCACACTGAGTCAGGCCTAATGAACAGAAATAGAAAAGTCAGccagggacagttggtgtcagagtcAGGGCTAGTGGGTCTGGTAATGTAGATGCAGTAAGGGGATGCAGGATTACTAAAAACAGGGCATGAAAGTTAAGAGTGAAGAGTCAACACTCAGAAACAAAGCTAGCTGAATAGCCTAGTTATTATATTAAAATCTATATGGCAACATGATACGGAGGCATAAAGGAAGTGAGGGGTTGCAGGCAGATCAGAGTTGAACAGAAGGAAGGCACTGGGTAAAAGCCAGAGTAATAATGATTCTGGTAGTAGCAAAAATACTATTGAGAACTAGGGATTGAGTTAATTTGTTGTGTTGATTATCTCCATCAAGTCCTTGCAATGGCCCTGTGAGGTGTTATTAGTCCCAGTTTAGAGATGAGTGAATTAAAGCAAGTACTCAGAGTTTAGTACGGGGCAGGACCAGGCTTTGAACCTAGGTCTGTCTGAGTCCAAGTCCCATATGTTCAATGCAGAGTCCACTCAGGCTGACTAGTGAGGGATTTAGGTAAGCCAACTGAATCTGAAATAAAATTCTGTGTCAGTTATATTTGGTAGTGCCAAAGGGATCATACCTGGACCCAGTCAAAGGGAAGTAGAGGCCAAGGGGAAAGAAAAAGCACCTGTCTTTACCCTCCTCTGTAGGCTGACCTGTGGGTTAGGAGGAGGGACTCAGCTGCAAATTGGACTCAAAAAAGAAGGTGATGAGGCCTTTGGTGTGGGCGTCAGAAGAAGGTGGAACGCTTACCTCTCTCACCATCTGTGTGAGGAAACGGCTGCCAGGGACTGTCTTCCCAGCACTGGCTCCCATATGCTCATGTGACTCATGTGCTGAACCTGAGGATAGAATGTGCCTCTAGAGGGACTGTGAGTGAAGCTGTCAACAGTGTCAGGCACTAGCTTATTTGGATGCAGTTATTCACACTGCCTTGGTTTAACTAGCTTCTCCCATGAGCCTGCTTGTGGCATTGGCTGAAGTGCGATGTTTGGTCCTTAGGTAGAGTTAGGATGAGTCAGGTACTGAGATGGGTGACCCAAGTGCAGGGCTGGCTATATCTTGCAAGAGAGCTCTGCTGCCCTGGCAGGTAAAAGTATTTAAGTGGTTTGAGGAGTTACAGGAGGTCAGCATCTATTTCTTGCTCACTCCCcgtcttgttttttttccttcctagtcTGCGGAGTCCCCAGTCAGACCTTTGCGGGAACACAGAGAATATTTGGAGGATCCGAAGCAAAGATTGAAAATTTCCCCTGGCAAGTTTTCTTCTCGAACCCACGGGCTGGTGGGGCTCTCATTGACGAGCACTGGGTGCTGACAGCTGCCCATGTCGTGGAGGGAAACCAGGCCCCCATAATGTATGTTGGCTCCACATCAGTGCGCACCACAGTTCTAGAAAATGCCCAGATGCTCACTGCTGAGCGTGTGATTATTCATCCTGGCTGGGAATTCCTGGATGACCCAGAAAAGCGAAAGAATTTTGACAATGACATTGCCTTAGTGCTGCTGAAAGACCCAGTGAAAATGGGACCCACTGTCTCTCCCATCTGTCTGCCAGGCACTACCCCAGAATATAGCCCCTCAGTGGGAGACCTGGGACTGATCTCAGGCTGGGGCCGAACAGAGGTAAAAAATCATGTTATCCGACTCCGAGGGGCAAGGTTACCCATAACTTCCTTAGCAAAGTGCCAGGAGGTGAAGCGGAAAGATTCCAAAGTGGATATAGGGAAGTACATTTTCACTGATAACATGATCTGTGCTGGAGGTGAGAAGGGGGTTGATAGCTGTGAAGGGGACAGTGGTGGGGCCTTTGCTATGCAAGACCCCAATAAAGAGAACCCCAAATTCTATGTAGCTGGCCTGATATCCTGGGGCCCCCAGTGTGGGACTTACGGGATCTACACAAAGGTGAAGAACTACGTTGATTGGATAATGAAGACTATGCAGGAAAATAGCGTCCCCAGTATGGACTAAGCCATATATGTaccaccagcctctccaagggGCATTAGCAATCTCCTGGATCGGTAGGACCAATCCATTGCTTTCAGTTCCTCACAATATTCTTACTATTTCACCGTGACTGAGAGAAGACACGGGAGTATGATTTAGCTAGAACTTAGTTTTCAGGATACCTGGCTGGGAGTAGCAGTTGATCATGGCATTGGCTTGGTCATTCAGTTGTGGTCTGAATCTGTGGAGTCCTCCCCCCAAATACCTGCTACAAATAACAACATGGGGAGGGCAGTCCCATCTTGCACTATTCAACAGGGTGTTCCCTTTCCTGATATTATAGTTCTGACTCTGAAATTTATTGTTGGGGAATCCTTGGTTTCTTGTTTCTCTTTCACCTCTTTGCCATTCTGTTTATCATTTTTAGTTACAATAAAGCATGTTTATATCTCAATTCCAGCTGACTTGCTTTATTCCACATCAAGCGATCAGAACCATAGAAAGGGAATGGGATGGGGGGTGCTATTGTGTCATGGAAATTCAGGCATTTGCTAGTTAATATTTATTTGTCATGAAAATGGAGAGTTCAGCTTTTCTCCTGTCTTCCAATCGAAATTTACTGAAGGGGAGGGTGCTAAGTATTGTAGATTAGCATGAACATCACTAGCACAAGCCACCATATTTTGCTTTTGAAACCCATTAGACATACATGATCCTCATTTAGAAGTCGACGAGCAACAGTTAGAATTTGGCTGTTTAAGACCTTTAAGCATAAACTGTTGAAGTACAAATTATTTCAGTGTGCCCCCTGAAAATTGTCCGTGATACTTATTTGTATAATACAATGTTATGactcaataataattaaaaagaacaacaaaagaaattcaaCATGCCCTTATCTGTTTTCTCagtggttttggccagtttgtcAGTCAGGCAGCAGTATTGTCTCTGGATTGAACACGGTACTATACCAAGATGTTATAGCTGAACATCCAGTAGGGAAGGGCCCAAAGACTCTGTTTTCTAGaggaagggaaattaaaaaaacaaaaaaccatcctCCTTGCAAA
The DNA window shown above is from Elephas maximus indicus isolate mEleMax1 chromosome 4, mEleMax1 primary haplotype, whole genome shotgun sequence and carries:
- the C1S gene encoding complement C1s subcomponent; translated protein: MWCIVLFSLLAWVYAEPTMYGEILSPNYPQAYPNEIEKSWDIEVPEGYGIHLYFTHLDIELSENCAYDSVQIMSGDLQEGILCGQRTSKNRNSPIVEEFQVPYNKLQVIFKSDFSNEERFTGFAAYYVAVDINECTDFADAPCSHFCNNFIGGYFCSCPPEYFLHDDTKTCGVNCSGDVFTTLIGEIASPNYPSPYPENSRCEYQILLEEGFQVVVTVRREDFDVEPADSDGNCPDSLVFVAGDRQFGPYCGSGFPGPLNIETKSNALNIIFRTDQEGQKKGWKLRYHGDPIPCPKEFIANSAWEPEKAKYVFKDIVKITCLDGFEVVEGNIGSTSFYSTCQSNGKWSNSKLKCQPVDCGTPEPIRNGKAKNPGGTLFGSVTHYICEEPYYHMENEGSGEYHCSGNGSWVNAVLGTELPKCVPVCGVPSQTFAGTQRIFGGSEAKIENFPWQVFFSNPRAGGALIDEHWVLTAAHVVEGNQAPIMYVGSTSVRTTVLENAQMLTAERVIIHPGWEFLDDPEKRKNFDNDIALVLLKDPVKMGPTVSPICLPGTTPEYSPSVGDLGLISGWGRTEVKNHVIRLRGARLPITSLAKCQEVKRKDSKVDIGKYIFTDNMICAGGEKGVDSCEGDSGGAFAMQDPNKENPKFYVAGLISWGPQCGTYGIYTKVKNYVDWIMKTMQENSVPSMD